The Oligoflexus sp. sequence GTTTGGCTTTGCCGCTGGTGAAATCAAGCTGCCGGTTGCCTTCACCGAAACGCTGGGATTCCTGCTCTTCGCTGGCATAGACAGGACGCAGAAGGGTGGCGGAATAAGCCAGATGGGAATTGATCACCCCGTCCCAGCCTATGACCGGGGTCACGAGATGAAGGCTGGACTGCCCGTCTCGACTGAAGGACATGATGAGTCCATCCATAAGGCCGAAGTTGAGATGCTGATGCGTGGTGAATTTATAGCTTGTGATCACGCCGTGAAGCGAGAGCAGCAAACGTTCATCCCCGCTGGGGAAGAAGAATGTGTGGCCGTTGAACGAAGTTTGGAAATTGTTCGTGGTGAACATTCGGTGCTTGATCGAGAAATTCCAGAGTGGCGGTTGAATGACGTACGCAAGGCCCTGCAGGCCCAATTCCAGGTCCGGGGTAATCCCTGCTTGCGCGTTTCCTGCGACCGAAACTTGAAATTCTTTTGGCTGCAGAAGGTGAGCGTTGAAGAGATGGTGGATAGAGTCGGCGCTGTCAAAATCACCGTGAGCACGGTCATAAATACCGAGTAACCCAATCAGAAAGGCGCATTTTAATGTCGAAATGGCGCATTTTGGCCAAATTCTCCGCCACGGTGAAGCAAACCGACGCCAACACTGCATCATGCGACCATCCTGAACTTGTATGGCTTTCACTTTAGCACAGCTCACGATCATCGAGAACCTTTGCTACGAGGGTTTTTTGGAGTTGACAGGTTCAAGTGGCCTCATTACTTATAATGATCTTTACTCAAGCGAAAGATTCAAGCTCCCTATAGAGCAGGGGTTCCCGTGCGAGAAGAGAGGGATGAATCAAGGCAACACGAGAGGTGGGAAAACAAATGAGAGCAGACAAAGTTAAAGTACCGATGGTGGCATTCAGTAAACAGTACAATCTTAGTCCCCGTGAGCAGGATGTACTGCAATTGATGATTGCGCGCGTCGTGAACGCCGAAGACATTTCGCAGAAACTCGGCATCAGCCAGAACACGGTTCGCATCCACGTTAAAAACATCAACAGCAAAGTGGGTGCGCGCAGCAAGACGGAAATCCTGAGCGCGTTCATCTTGTTCCTCGACAACTATTATGAACGCATCATGGGAACGCCGACCACATCGCTGGCTCAGCAGCTTCCATCCTGATCCTTTGGTTCCAACACAGAGAAGGGCCGCTTCGCATTTTTGCAGGCGGCTTTTTTATTGCCCGAAAAACGCCCCTCAAGCCCGGTTATTCACCGCGGTTAACTTCGGGTAAAAGTCGCTTTAAGACACGGAAAACAAAGAGATAAATCAGGGCATTTGGCCTTTCGGCCATGGGGTCCGAAGAGGAATGTATAAGCCAAAGGAAGCTAGAGGATTCATGGTGATCATGCCGGAGGACTCGCTTATGCTTTGGAAACTTTTGCGCCTGCAGAACCTCGAACGCCTGTGGATTCCTTCCCGTGGACAGAATTTTGGCAACAAACTGCGGGAGCTGTATGAACCGAGCCTGAGGCCGGTTCGCCTGCGCGTCTATCGGAAGGGCAGGTTTCATTGAACGCATGAAAGGAAAAAAAATCGTTCGCAGCAAAGGCTGCGAACGATATCTGGTCGACTAATAAAAGGCTGGTTTCCTCTAATTTTTTTTATTGTGTTGCAGACGTTTTGGTGAGCTTTCTCCAGGCGAGTGAATGAGGGAATTGGTAAGAGTCAACCTGAATATCAGAAACGCACGTACTGCGTGCATCCGATCCTTGTTCATGTGAAATTCCATAGGGTATCCTCTGAAGCCATCTGTTATGAAGTTCCACGACCTACATGGAATAAGAGCGGCTCGACTCAGCGAAAAGTCCCGCCTGCCCCGATTCCCGAGATCATCCAGGCTCTTATCCGGGCGTAATTTTCCCGTCCGAATCACGCGGTGCGAGGTTTTGCAGGAAACCCCTGGCTCTGAATTCGGACCGGGTGAAAGAATTGGCTTTCGCGCGGGGAGATGCTACTGTTTGCAGCTGTTCGCCACGCCTTAGAGAAAGGACGTCTCGCATGCCTTCCCTGTCGGGTCAGCTGCTCGGAGAAGCAGCTTCCTTGGCCGCTGCCATCATCTGGGCCTGTTCCCTGTCTCTTTACTCCCGGTATGGAAGGCGCGTGCCCTCCGCAGGACTCAATCTTTACAAAAATTTCGTCGCGCTCACCTGTCTCACCATCACTGGATTCGTGATGGGCTTTCATCTGCCTGAAGACGGCCTGCGCATCGGAGCCTTCGCGCTGTCGGGCCTCATTGGTCTCGCGCTCGGTGACACACTTTTTTTCCACGGCATCAAAACGATCGGCGTGCAGCGCTCGTCGGTCATCCAGTGCCTCGCGCCACCCCTGGCGGCCGTGATCTCCTGGTTCGCCTTCCATGAGGCGCTCAGCCAATGGGAGTGGCTCGGCCTTTTGGTGACCACGGGTGCCCTGGCCTGGCTCATCGCGCTGAAAGACCGGGGACCGGCGGATACCGTGGAGCTGGACTGGTCTGGCGTAGCTGCGGCCCTGGGGGCTGCGGTCTGTCAGGCCCTGGCTGTCATTATCCTGCGGCAGTCCCTGCAGGGGGTGGATGTCATCACCGGGACCCTTCTGCGCGTTCTGCCGGCGCTTTTGGTGCTTTCTGTGATGAGTTACATGCGGTCGGGCTGGGAACCCCTGAAGCTGGTCTTCAGTCCCATGCGAAATGGCTTGATCTTAACGGGCGCGGCCTTTATGGGAACCTTTCTGGGACTGCTTCTGATGTCAACCGGGGCCAAGTATGCCAAGGCCGGGGTGACGACCGCCATAAGCAGCACTTACCCAGTCTGGATTTTACCGATCGCTCACTTTTTACTTGGTGAGCGCGTGAGCTGGAAGAGCGTGGCCCTTACTCTCTTGGCGGTAGCCGGCATCGCGATTATGATGATCGGGGACTCATAAAGGAGATCGACATGTCCACAGAACCCATCACAATCGGACCTCATGGCAGTTGGGACGCGAGCCTCGCTGCGAAGATCGACCATACACTGCTGCGTGCCGACGCGCAGCCGCATGAAATCGAAAAACTCTGTGACGAGGCCAAGGCCTTTCACTTTGCAGCCGTCTGCGTCAACCCCTGGTTTATTCCCTTGGCCAAGGAACGGCTGCAGGGCAGCGCCGTCGCGCTCTGTACGGTGATTGGCTTTCCTTTGGGAGCGAACAGCACCGACGTCAAAGTTTATGAAGCGGAAAAATCTTTCGCGGCGGGTGCAGTGGAACTCGATGTGGTCCTGAACACGGGCGCGATGAAAGCCGGTGACACCGCGTATGTGGCTCGTGAGCTTGCGGCTTTGCGCCGGGCTGTGCCGAAGGCGCTCTATAAACTGATCCTCGAAACCTGCAATCTCAGTCTGGATGAAATCGCTTTGGCGTCGCGCCTCGCGGCCGATGCCGGTTTTGAATATGTGAAGACCTCGACCGGCTTTGGCAGTCATGGGGCCCTCGCGGAGCATGTGGCCCTCATGCGGGCGTCCATCAAACCGGAGATGCATGTGAAAGCCTCGGGTGGAATCAAAGACCGGGCCAAGGCCTTGGAACTGGTGGCTGCCGGCGCGTCACGCATTGGCAGCAGTCAGTCCATCGCTCTTGTTCGTTTGGAGAATCCAAGTCCTCTTTGAACGGGAGGATTCAACTGCTCTGCAGCTCGGTCGGTGGATTGTCAATCTGGGTGAGCAGATCCTCGTCCGAAGGCGCTCCGCGGCTTTTGGTTTCAATCGGCAGCATCAGCGTGAAGGTCGAACCCTTGCCGCGACCTTCGCTGGTGCAGCTCAAAGTCCCGCCCAATATCTTCGCATCGATCGAACAGCTATGCAGACCGAAGCCATGACCTGATTTTTTGGTCGTGTAGCCGTAGCGGAACATATGAGTCATCTGATCGTCGGTGATCCCGGTGCCATTGTCCGTCACCGAAGCCCCGACCTGATCGCCTTCGCGGAACACTTTTATTGTCAAAAGCCTTGGTCCCTGATTCTGATGCATCGCCTGGATCGCGTTGCTGATCAGGTTGGTCAGGATCTGCAGCACCTTATGCCGGTCGCTCGAGAGCGTCACGCTCGCTTGATAAGTCTTCTGAACCTTCACATGATACTTGTCCATCTCATAGGACTGAAGGGCCAGGACGTCCTCGACGCAATCGGCGAAGAGCAGGTTCTCGACCGTCCCGGTGAATTTCGCATGCGACTGCTGCTTGGCGATCAGCTGCGAGACCGTGCTGAGGTCCTTGCGCAGAAGCGTGATCATCTGCTTATGGTCTTCATGCTGGTCATTGAGTTCCTGGCTGATGACCTCCAGGAAGGGGAGGACCTTCTTGCCGCGATCGTCCTGCGTAAGAAACTCTCCGAGCTTGGGTTCCTGCTCTTTCAGGAGCTTGATCAGATCCTGCAGGTGACCAATCGGGGTTTCATTCTGAAACGAATGATGCAGATTCTGAACCTTGACGTTGGCGCCGGTCAGCGCATTGCCGATGTTATGCAAAACACCGATCGCAACCTCGGCCATGCCTGCCTTGCGCGAGGATTCGACCAGGTTCTTGGTGGTCTGGATCAGCTTCTCCGTGCGTTCCTGGACCAGCTTTTCCAGGTTGCTCTTATACTTCTCAAGCTCGGCTTCCGCTTCCAGGATGGTCTGAAAGTCTTTTTGAATGTTCCTTTGCATGGTGTCGATCGCTCGATAAACGCGCCCGACCTCGTGCTCGTCCTGCAGGCGCCGGGGATCTATCGTATTGCTGAGCGAGTTCATCTGGATCTTGGAGGCATACTCCGACAGCTCGATCAGGGGTTTGGTGACGCGGAACTGGAAGATGAGGATGATGATGCCGCTGATCAGCATGATCAGAAGAAAGTTGGTCAGGAGTATGGACTTGGCGCGACGCCAGAGGTTGTCGATGATCTGCTGCTTTTCCGCTTCGATGATCAGCTCGCCGATCACTTCGTAGGGCGCGGCGGGCGAGGTGATGTCGATCTTTTTAAAGATCGCGACCTGCGGCCTCTCGCCCTGGCTCATGATCAGACCGTCATCGCTGCCAATCGCCGCGTAGCTGACGTAAGGCAGGGTCTTCAAACCGAGCAGAATGGAACGGAGCTGATCCTGATCGTAGGTCCAAAGACTGCGGCTCACGATACTCAGGACGGAGGCTTCCAGAGCCTCGATCTGGCTGTTCACCTGATCAAGCTCTTCATTGTAATCATAGATAAGCTGAAATGCGGACAGCGCAATCACCACAAAAAGAGAGATGGTGAAGACGGCCAGCGAGGCCCGGGTTGCCAGGGATGTGGTCCGAAAGGGCATCAGGCTTAACCTTTCTCAAGAGCAGTCGCGCGCCTCATGCTCTTCGGGTAAATCCAAAAAGGCTTTATGCTCCAGCCTGTTCCATCCGTCGTTGCCTGGATGGGGTTTTTGCAAGAACATGAGAATTCGGCAAATATATCCGATTCCAGAAGGTGAGACAACGCCTGCGCAAGCCGACGCCGGCCATGTCGCAAATTCTCGGCAACATGGTCGATTACACCGTCTAGAGGCCGAGTTGGCTGGGGAAATTCAGACTCAAGGGTAAAATCCGCTCCGCGGGCGTTCAGTTCAGCGGCTGCTGCATCGCCTTCTCGAAGTAATGCGCCTTGAAAGTCAGGAAGGCCTTGAATTTTTCTTCTGATCCCACGATGCCG is a genomic window containing:
- a CDS encoding helix-turn-helix transcriptional regulator, with the translated sequence MRADKVKVPMVAFSKQYNLSPREQDVLQLMIARVVNAEDISQKLGISQNTVRIHVKNINSKVGARSKTEILSAFILFLDNYYERIMGTPTTSLAQQLPS
- a CDS encoding DMT family transporter; protein product: MPSLSGQLLGEAASLAAAIIWACSLSLYSRYGRRVPSAGLNLYKNFVALTCLTITGFVMGFHLPEDGLRIGAFALSGLIGLALGDTLFFHGIKTIGVQRSSVIQCLAPPLAAVISWFAFHEALSQWEWLGLLVTTGALAWLIALKDRGPADTVELDWSGVAAALGAAVCQALAVIILRQSLQGVDVITGTLLRVLPALLVLSVMSYMRSGWEPLKLVFSPMRNGLILTGAAFMGTFLGLLLMSTGAKYAKAGVTTAISSTYPVWILPIAHFLLGERVSWKSVALTLLAVAGIAIMMIGDS
- the deoC gene encoding deoxyribose-phosphate aldolase, whose amino-acid sequence is MSTEPITIGPHGSWDASLAAKIDHTLLRADAQPHEIEKLCDEAKAFHFAAVCVNPWFIPLAKERLQGSAVALCTVIGFPLGANSTDVKVYEAEKSFAAGAVELDVVLNTGAMKAGDTAYVARELAALRRAVPKALYKLILETCNLSLDEIALASRLAADAGFEYVKTSTGFGSHGALAEHVALMRASIKPEMHVKASGGIKDRAKALELVAAGASRIGSSQSIALVRLENPSPL
- a CDS encoding sensor histidine kinase codes for the protein MPFRTTSLATRASLAVFTISLFVVIALSAFQLIYDYNEELDQVNSQIEALEASVLSIVSRSLWTYDQDQLRSILLGLKTLPYVSYAAIGSDDGLIMSQGERPQVAIFKKIDITSPAAPYEVIGELIIEAEKQQIIDNLWRRAKSILLTNFLLIMLISGIIILIFQFRVTKPLIELSEYASKIQMNSLSNTIDPRRLQDEHEVGRVYRAIDTMQRNIQKDFQTILEAEAELEKYKSNLEKLVQERTEKLIQTTKNLVESSRKAGMAEVAIGVLHNIGNALTGANVKVQNLHHSFQNETPIGHLQDLIKLLKEQEPKLGEFLTQDDRGKKVLPFLEVISQELNDQHEDHKQMITLLRKDLSTVSQLIAKQQSHAKFTGTVENLLFADCVEDVLALQSYEMDKYHVKVQKTYQASVTLSSDRHKVLQILTNLISNAIQAMHQNQGPRLLTIKVFREGDQVGASVTDNGTGITDDQMTHMFRYGYTTKKSGHGFGLHSCSIDAKILGGTLSCTSEGRGKGSTFTLMLPIETKSRGAPSDEDLLTQIDNPPTELQSS